A genomic window from Salvelinus namaycush isolate Seneca chromosome 21, SaNama_1.0, whole genome shotgun sequence includes:
- the LOC120065818 gene encoding A-kinase anchor protein 13-like, producing the protein MWTCEENNRGQADSSSSTVLCTGTRGECLLTVQLGDEDNLEDEEDVEFYLLFAGTNQRHLTSTLRISHVTLQAVCPAHDCSESVQVTLCSARPGGSVDPVAEERFQFVQDLAFDMAQFLVSAAGQADGLEGALLLDECQIPLQECERLDDSLSLALRHLALPQGWSVLGTNMGTPPDTNLDNSIGELGIGSLLCASLWTYF; encoded by the exons ATGTGGACCTGTGAGGAAAACAACagagggcaggcagacagctCCAGCAGTACAGTGCTTTGTACCGGCACACGG GGTGAGTGTCTTCTGACGGTGCAGCTTGGTGATGAAGATAAtttggaggatgaggaggatgtaGAGTTCTACCTGCTGTTTGCTGGCACCAACCAGAGGCACCTGACCAGCACCTTGAGGATCAGCCATGTCACCCTGCAGGCCGTGTGCCCAG CCCATGACTGCTCTGAGTCGGTGCAGGTCACGCTGTGCTCGGCGCGGCCCGGCGGCTCCGTGGATCCTGTGGCTGAGGAGCGCTTCCAGTTCGTCCAGGACCTGGCCTTTGACATGGCCCAGTTCCTGGTGAGCGCTGCGGGGCAGGCCGACGGTCTGGAGGGGGCGCTGCTGCTGGACGAGTGCCAGATCCCGCTGCAGGAGTGTGAGCGGCTGGACGACAGCCTCTCCCTGGCCCTTAGACACCTGGCCCTGCCCCAGGGGTGGAGCGTCCTGGGTACCAACATGGGCACACCACCAGATACCAACCTGGACAACAGCATAGGTGAGTTAGGGATAGGGTCTCTGCTTTGTGCGTCACTGTGGACCTATTTTTGA